In the Pseudolabrys taiwanensis genome, one interval contains:
- a CDS encoding ABC transporter ATP-binding protein, producing MAHLNIAGLRKAHGPVQVIAGVDLAVASGEFFTLLGPSGCGKTTTLRCVAGFIAPDAGDIQVDGSSVLAVPPERRDFGVVFQNYALFPHLTVAENVGYGLQARRIRGEEARRRVGEALAMVQLFGLKDRLPRELSGGQQQRVALARAIVIRPRLLLLDEPLANLDAKLRHELRWLIRDVQRAQGITAIYVTHDHAEAMSLSDRIAVMRQGQIAQIGTPREIYQRPTETYVAAFTGETNTLAAKVIGEIGPGRYRVMVAGSELIAGGPPGLATGTERRLLARPESLSLAAAGKGGFAVRVEAVVYVGAGLRCEMVTEQREKLVLQLPVQTEVAVGSALTLTIDPEQAWLMAEDAA from the coding sequence ATGGCGCATCTTAACATCGCCGGCCTGCGCAAGGCGCACGGTCCGGTGCAGGTGATCGCCGGAGTCGATCTGGCGGTCGCCTCCGGCGAGTTCTTCACGTTGCTGGGCCCAAGCGGCTGCGGCAAGACGACGACTTTGCGTTGCGTCGCCGGTTTCATTGCGCCGGACGCGGGCGACATCCAGGTGGATGGCAGCAGCGTCCTCGCCGTGCCGCCGGAGCGGCGCGACTTCGGCGTGGTCTTTCAGAACTATGCGTTGTTTCCGCACCTGACCGTCGCGGAGAATGTCGGCTACGGCCTGCAAGCCAGGCGCATTCGCGGCGAGGAGGCGCGCCGCCGCGTCGGCGAAGCACTCGCGATGGTGCAGCTCTTCGGCCTCAAGGACCGGTTGCCGCGCGAATTGAGCGGCGGCCAGCAGCAGCGTGTCGCGCTCGCCCGCGCGATCGTCATAAGGCCGCGGCTGTTGCTGCTCGACGAGCCGCTTGCCAATCTCGATGCCAAGCTGCGGCATGAGCTGCGCTGGCTGATCCGCGACGTGCAGCGTGCGCAAGGCATCACGGCCATTTACGTGACTCACGATCACGCCGAGGCGATGTCGTTGTCGGACCGCATCGCGGTCATGCGGCAGGGCCAGATCGCGCAGATCGGCACGCCGCGCGAGATCTATCAGCGGCCGACTGAAACCTATGTGGCGGCCTTCACCGGCGAGACCAATACGCTCGCCGCAAAGGTGATCGGCGAGATCGGGCCAGGCCGCTACCGCGTCATGGTCGCAGGCAGCGAGTTGATTGCCGGCGGCCCGCCAGGACTTGCCACCGGCACCGAGCGCCGGCTGCTGGCGCGGCCGGAAAGCCTGTCGCTTGCCGCGGCCGGGAAGGGCGGTTTCGCGGTTCGCGTTGAGGCGGTCGTCTATGTCGGCGCCGGGCTGCGCTGCGAAATGGTGACCGAACAGCGGGAGAAGCTGGTGCTGCAACTGCCGGTGCAGACCGAGGTCGCCGTCGGCAGCGCGCTGACGCTGACGATCGATCCCGAGCAGGCGTGGCTGATGGCGGAGGATGCGGCATGA
- a CDS encoding GlsB/YeaQ/YmgE family stress response membrane protein: protein MGIIAWIIVGLVAGWLAHIILGGRGGLFGNLAVGLIGAIVAGAILPRLNIMIRPDFIGNLISATIGAVVFLFIWRAIRRA, encoded by the coding sequence ATGGGCATTATCGCTTGGATTATCGTCGGGCTCGTCGCCGGCTGGCTGGCGCATATCATTCTCGGCGGCCGCGGCGGCCTGTTCGGCAATCTTGCCGTCGGCCTGATCGGGGCCATCGTCGCGGGCGCCATTCTGCCGCGGCTCAACATCATGATCCGGCCCGACTTCATCGGCAACCTGATCAGTGCCACCATCGGCGCGGTGGTTTTCCTGTTCATCTGGCGCGCGATCCGGCGCGCCTGA
- a CDS encoding pyruvate dehydrogenase complex dihydrolipoamide acetyltransferase translates to MPTNILMPALSPTMEKGNLAKWLKKEGDKVKSGDVIAEIETDKATMEYEAVDEGTIAKIVVPEGTQDVAVNAVIAVLAADGEDVKAAASSGAAAAKPQAAAAPAAAAPKSVEAKPAEAKPAPAAPVAAAAAPQAAAPKPTTTGRVFASPLARRLAKDAGIDLSRVDGSGPHGRVVARDIEEAKSGKGLRAAPVAGAAAAPAAGAPAPALSDTQIRALYEEGSYDFVPHDGMRRTIAQRLTAATQSMPTFYLTIDCDIGKLTAAREEINASAPKGADGKPLFKLSVNDFVIKALALALQRIPEANVSWAESGMLKHKHSDIGVAVALPGGLITPIIHKAETLSLSAISNAMRDLAARARARKLKPNEYQGGTSSVSNLGMYGIKDFTAVINPPQASILAVGTGEERAVVRGGQIVPATIMSCTLSCDHRAIDGALGAELITAFKTLIENPVMMVV, encoded by the coding sequence ATGCCCACTAACATTCTCATGCCCGCGCTGTCGCCCACGATGGAAAAGGGAAACCTTGCCAAGTGGCTGAAGAAGGAAGGCGACAAGGTCAAATCCGGCGACGTGATCGCCGAGATCGAGACCGACAAGGCGACGATGGAATACGAGGCGGTGGACGAAGGCACCATCGCCAAGATCGTGGTGCCGGAAGGCACGCAGGACGTCGCCGTGAACGCGGTCATCGCCGTGCTCGCTGCCGACGGCGAGGATGTGAAGGCCGCGGCGTCGTCAGGAGCTGCTGCGGCCAAGCCGCAGGCGGCTGCTGCTCCCGCAGCGGCCGCTCCCAAGTCCGTTGAAGCCAAGCCTGCTGAAGCCAAGCCCGCGCCTGCGGCACCGGTGGCTGCGGCTGCCGCACCGCAAGCGGCGGCGCCGAAGCCCACCACGACTGGCCGCGTTTTCGCTTCGCCGCTGGCGCGCCGGCTCGCCAAGGACGCGGGCATCGATCTGTCGCGGGTCGACGGCTCGGGTCCGCATGGCCGTGTGGTTGCGCGCGACATCGAAGAGGCAAAGTCCGGCAAGGGCCTGCGCGCCGCGCCCGTTGCTGGCGCAGCGGCGGCACCTGCCGCCGGCGCTCCGGCACCGGCCCTGTCCGACACCCAGATCCGCGCGCTGTACGAAGAAGGCTCCTACGACTTCGTGCCGCATGACGGCATGCGTCGCACGATCGCACAGCGGCTCACCGCCGCGACGCAGTCGATGCCGACCTTCTACCTCACTATCGACTGCGACATCGGCAAGCTCACCGCCGCGCGCGAGGAGATCAACGCGTCGGCGCCCAAGGGCGCGGACGGCAAGCCGTTGTTCAAGCTTTCGGTCAATGACTTCGTCATCAAGGCGCTGGCGCTTGCCCTGCAACGGATTCCGGAGGCCAACGTCTCCTGGGCCGAGAGCGGCATGCTCAAGCACAAGCATTCCGACATCGGCGTCGCTGTGGCGCTGCCGGGCGGCCTGATCACGCCGATCATCCATAAGGCCGAAACCTTGTCGCTGTCGGCCATCTCCAATGCGATGCGCGATCTCGCCGCGCGGGCGCGGGCGCGCAAGCTCAAGCCGAACGAGTACCAGGGTGGCACGTCGTCGGTGTCGAACCTCGGCATGTACGGCATCAAGGACTTCACCGCGGTGATCAATCCGCCGCAGGCGTCGATCCTGGCGGTCGGCACCGGCGAGGAGCGGGCGGTGGTGCGGGGCGGCCAGATCGTGCCGGCGACCATCATGTCCTGCACTTTGTCGTGCGATCACCGCGCCATCGACGGCGCGCTGGGCGCCGAGCTGATCACCGCGTTCAAGACCTTGATCGAAAACCCGGTGATGATGGTGGTGTGA
- a CDS encoding ABC transporter substrate-binding protein, giving the protein MFQLTRRGLIAGLAGTAALGSFGRAAYADTTPYVINTYGGRWEKFWRSQLLPNFEKTAGRPTKLDIGLGNSWVTTFRAAGKEKPPFDVLMTNERYAVMLRAEGFFAPMPAGKVANLADVYPIARYKDDAAVTGIVSPIGIAYRTDLVKTPPKAWRDLWDPKYKGQLGFYSVNNSLAVMFLMLAGKMFGKDQYDIDTGLKKIAELRPFPQVDFSGAMAPLLTQGQVAVAPIDFAEAVALQKKGVPIGTVVPEDGVLMFDQSFNVAANAADKEASYKYIDYMLSPEVQLLLAKEFFTAPTNRKVKVPDELKEAIPVSGDDISKIVTFDWDFVAKNRQVMLDRWAKEL; this is encoded by the coding sequence ATGTTTCAGTTGACGCGCCGGGGACTGATCGCGGGACTGGCTGGCACTGCTGCTTTAGGAAGTTTCGGTCGCGCGGCTTACGCCGACACCACGCCTTACGTCATCAATACCTATGGCGGCCGCTGGGAAAAGTTTTGGCGCTCGCAACTGCTGCCCAATTTCGAAAAGACCGCCGGGCGTCCGACCAAGCTTGATATCGGCCTCGGCAACAGCTGGGTCACGACGTTCCGCGCCGCCGGCAAGGAGAAGCCGCCGTTCGATGTGCTGATGACCAACGAACGCTACGCCGTCATGTTGCGCGCCGAAGGATTCTTCGCGCCGATGCCGGCCGGTAAGGTCGCCAATCTCGCCGACGTGTATCCGATCGCGCGCTACAAGGACGACGCGGCGGTCACCGGCATCGTCTCGCCGATCGGCATCGCCTATCGCACCGATCTCGTCAAAACGCCGCCGAAGGCGTGGCGCGATCTGTGGGATCCGAAATACAAGGGGCAACTCGGCTTCTATTCGGTCAACAACTCGCTCGCCGTGATGTTCCTGATGCTGGCCGGCAAGATGTTCGGCAAGGATCAGTACGATATCGATACCGGCCTCAAGAAGATCGCCGAGCTCAGGCCGTTCCCGCAGGTCGACTTCAGCGGGGCGATGGCTCCGCTCCTGACGCAGGGGCAGGTCGCCGTCGCGCCGATCGACTTCGCCGAAGCCGTCGCCTTGCAGAAGAAGGGCGTGCCGATCGGCACCGTGGTGCCTGAAGATGGCGTGCTGATGTTCGATCAGAGCTTCAATGTCGCGGCTAACGCCGCCGACAAGGAGGCTTCTTATAAGTACATCGACTATATGCTGAGCCCCGAGGTGCAGTTGCTGTTGGCGAAGGAGTTTTTCACCGCGCCGACCAACCGCAAGGTGAAAGTGCCCGACGAGCTCAAGGAAGCCATCCCGGTATCCGGCGACGACATTTCCAAGATCGTCACGTTCGACTGGGACTTCGTCGCCAAGAACCGGCAGGTTATGCTCGACCGCTGGGCCAAGGAGCTCTGA
- a CDS encoding GntR family transcriptional regulator → MGNWTGGSGAFVIRDTSHLPAAGPLLYIVDCIQDRSGHNGRPCTNCSPAKTMTLLKADLLATDFAQPPSLGAEIVQRLEAEIILLRREPGSRIGEEEVSARYGVSRSPVREALRALESDGLVARSPRRGGIVTPLSLENLDAICTCRVPLEGLAAANVAAAAEAATLSALQDTIDRMEAAHQRHDAEAAFWANAALTDVLHNNCGNPVLRRLLDSVNKQALRYRYYAYRETTDIIAASIADNREMLAAIRRADPDAARMVTEQLVRKSWQLTHDHLAARLARPKVVDKAADEA, encoded by the coding sequence ATGGGCAACTGGACCGGGGGAAGCGGTGCATTCGTCATCAGGGACACCTCACATTTGCCGGCGGCGGGTCCGCTCCTGTATATTGTCGATTGTATCCAAGACCGGTCCGGCCACAACGGGCGGCCCTGCACAAATTGTAGCCCTGCTAAAACCATGACCCTGTTGAAGGCCGACCTTCTTGCAACCGACTTCGCCCAACCTCCGTCGCTGGGAGCGGAAATCGTGCAGCGGCTGGAGGCCGAGATCATCCTGTTGCGCCGCGAACCGGGCAGCCGCATCGGTGAAGAAGAGGTCAGCGCCCGTTACGGCGTCAGCCGCTCGCCTGTTCGCGAGGCACTTCGGGCGCTCGAATCGGATGGGCTCGTCGCGCGCTCGCCGCGTCGCGGCGGCATCGTCACGCCGCTATCGCTGGAGAATCTGGACGCGATCTGCACTTGCCGTGTGCCGCTCGAAGGCCTGGCCGCCGCGAATGTCGCCGCCGCCGCGGAGGCGGCAACGCTGAGCGCCTTGCAGGACACGATCGACCGCATGGAGGCCGCGCATCAGCGCCACGATGCCGAGGCCGCGTTCTGGGCGAACGCCGCCCTCACCGACGTCCTGCATAACAACTGCGGCAATCCGGTGCTGCGGCGGCTGCTCGACAGCGTCAACAAGCAGGCGCTGCGCTATCGCTATTACGCCTACCGGGAAACGACCGACATCATCGCCGCGTCGATCGCCGACAATCGTGAGATGCTGGCAGCCATTCGCCGCGCCGATCCGGACGCCGCGCGCATGGTGACCGAGCAACTGGTGCGCAAGAGCTGGCAGCTCACGCACGATCATCTGGCCGCGCGGCTGGCGCGGCCCAAGGTCGTCGACAAGGCTGCGGACGAGGCGTGA
- a CDS encoding ABC transporter permease: MSRSPRRPFRYLAGLGLAVLYGFLLLPLVVVALASFSGGEVLRFPPEGFSLKWYARFFANESFLAALMLSLRLALISALAVSVLATLAALFYRQLPGRWREPFRVLVLMPLLLPEILTAIGLLFFLYRVGLGSSALGLQIGHIVVTLPFAFLSVLASLQQIEPALEEASASLGAGPLATFGRVVWPLIRPGVFTGALFAFIVSFDMFTMSFLLKPVGGNTLPLAVFDYLKYDFDPMAAAAATLSVGFALVVVLLVEKTVGLRRAF, encoded by the coding sequence ATGAGCCGTTCGCCGCGCCGGCCGTTCCGTTATCTCGCGGGTTTGGGACTGGCCGTGCTGTACGGCTTCCTGCTGCTGCCGCTCGTCGTCGTGGCGCTGGCCTCCTTCAGTGGCGGTGAGGTGCTGCGCTTTCCGCCGGAGGGCTTCTCGCTGAAATGGTACGCGCGCTTCTTCGCCAATGAGTCGTTCCTAGCCGCGCTGATGCTGTCGCTGCGGCTGGCTTTGATCAGCGCGCTCGCCGTCTCGGTGCTGGCCACCTTGGCCGCCTTGTTCTACCGGCAATTGCCGGGGCGGTGGCGCGAGCCGTTCCGCGTGCTGGTGCTCATGCCGCTGTTGCTGCCGGAGATATTGACCGCGATCGGCCTCCTGTTCTTCCTCTACCGCGTCGGGCTCGGCAGTTCGGCCTTGGGGCTGCAGATCGGGCATATCGTCGTGACGCTGCCCTTCGCCTTCCTGTCGGTGCTCGCTTCGCTGCAGCAGATCGAGCCCGCGCTGGAGGAGGCCTCGGCGAGCCTCGGGGCGGGGCCACTCGCGACCTTCGGCCGCGTCGTCTGGCCGCTGATCCGGCCGGGCGTCTTCACCGGCGCGCTGTTCGCCTTCATCGTCTCCTTCGACATGTTCACGATGTCGTTCCTGCTCAAGCCGGTCGGCGGCAATACGCTGCCGCTCGCCGTGTTCGACTATCTCAAGTACGACTTCGACCCGATGGCGGCGGCCGCGGCGACGCTCAGCGTCGGATTCGCCCTGGTGGTGGTGCTGCTGGTCGAGAAGACCGTCGGCCTCAGGCGGGCTTTTTGA
- a CDS encoding ABC transporter permease: MRSPWRTALIGAPVLALLFVFFVLPYGEMVAMSFRATASGAPYGEAWTLANYGKVIGDPFFLSVLSRTLGLGALITGLTLVLSYPLAMHLSRVSDRWHVVFYAFVVSPLLVGVLVRNFGWMIVVSFEGPLNQVLLALGLIDRPLRLLFNLPIVAVALVHVFVPFMVLPIANALGAVEPALYDASASLGARGWETFLRVTLPLSLPGVLAGVILVFVLSISAFVTPVLLGGQTVMMMSIIIIQQLIGVFAWPFGAALAISMSVASIAIIVLLTLIARPLTRRTARWS, translated from the coding sequence ATGAGGTCGCCCTGGCGCACAGCCCTGATCGGCGCGCCGGTGCTGGCGTTGCTGTTCGTGTTCTTCGTGCTCCCTTATGGCGAGATGGTCGCCATGAGCTTTCGCGCGACGGCGAGCGGTGCGCCTTATGGCGAAGCCTGGACCCTTGCCAATTACGGCAAGGTGATCGGCGATCCTTTCTTCCTGTCGGTGCTGTCGCGGACGCTCGGCCTCGGCGCGCTCATCACCGGTCTGACGCTCGTTCTGTCCTATCCCCTTGCGATGCACCTTTCGCGCGTCAGCGATCGCTGGCACGTGGTGTTCTACGCCTTCGTCGTGTCGCCGCTCCTGGTCGGCGTGCTGGTGCGCAATTTCGGTTGGATGATCGTCGTCTCATTCGAAGGTCCGCTCAATCAGGTGCTGCTTGCGCTCGGGCTGATCGACCGTCCGCTGCGCCTTCTGTTCAATCTGCCGATCGTGGCGGTGGCGCTGGTGCACGTCTTCGTGCCGTTCATGGTGCTGCCGATTGCGAATGCGCTCGGGGCGGTCGAGCCCGCGCTCTATGACGCATCGGCTTCGCTCGGCGCACGTGGCTGGGAGACCTTCCTTCGCGTGACGCTGCCGCTCAGCCTGCCGGGCGTGCTCGCCGGCGTGATCCTCGTCTTCGTGCTGTCGATCAGCGCCTTCGTCACGCCGGTGCTGCTCGGCGGCCAGACTGTCATGATGATGTCCATCATTATCATCCAGCAGTTGATCGGGGTCTTCGCCTGGCCCTTCGGCGCGGCGCTGGCGATCTCGATGAGCGTTGCGAGCATCGCCATCATCGTACTGCTGACGTTGATCGCGCGGCCGCTGACCCGCCGCACCGCACGGTGGAGCTGA
- the lpdA gene encoding dihydrolipoyl dehydrogenase — MADTSFDIIIIGAGPGGYVTAIRAAQLGFKVAVVERQFLGGICNNWGCIPTKALLRSAEIYHYMTHAKDYGLAAENVKADPAAVIARSRGVVNRLNTGVGFLFKKNKITTIKGEAVIDAPGKITVKNYDSPLVNMPKDALGAGTYQAKHIIVATGARPRTLPGLEPDGKLVWTYFDALAATKFPKSLLVVGSGAIGIEFASFYRTMGAEVTVVEVLPQILPVEDAEIAGVARKQFEKQGMKIIAGAKVTKLDKKADSVTATIEADGKTQQITVDRVIAAVGVVGNVENLGLEKLGVKTERGTIKIDDFCKTNVPGIYAIGDVAGPPMLAHKAEHEGIICVEAIKGLHPHPMDKLKIPGCTYCHPQIASVGLTEAKAKEGGRDIRVGRFPFVGNGKAIAQGEDQGLVKVIFDKKTGQLLGAHMVGSEVTELIQGFVVAMNLETTEEELMHTIFPHPTISETMKEAVLDAYGRVLNM; from the coding sequence ATGGCCGACACATCTTTCGACATCATCATCATCGGCGCCGGTCCCGGCGGTTACGTCACCGCCATCCGCGCCGCGCAACTCGGTTTCAAGGTCGCGGTGGTGGAGCGCCAATTCCTCGGCGGCATCTGCAACAACTGGGGCTGCATTCCGACCAAGGCGCTGCTGCGCTCGGCCGAGATCTATCACTACATGACGCATGCCAAGGACTACGGCCTGGCGGCGGAGAACGTGAAAGCCGATCCGGCGGCGGTGATCGCCCGCTCGCGCGGCGTCGTGAACCGGCTCAATACCGGCGTCGGCTTCCTGTTCAAGAAGAACAAGATCACCACGATCAAGGGCGAGGCGGTGATCGACGCGCCGGGCAAGATCACGGTGAAAAACTACGACTCGCCGCTCGTGAACATGCCGAAGGACGCGCTCGGCGCCGGCACCTATCAGGCCAAGCACATCATTGTCGCCACCGGCGCGCGGCCGCGCACGCTGCCGGGCCTCGAGCCGGACGGCAAGCTGGTCTGGACCTATTTCGACGCGCTCGCCGCCACCAAGTTTCCGAAGTCGCTGCTGGTGGTCGGCTCCGGCGCCATCGGCATCGAATTCGCCTCGTTCTATCGCACCATGGGTGCCGAGGTGACCGTGGTCGAGGTGCTGCCGCAGATCCTGCCGGTGGAGGATGCCGAGATCGCCGGCGTCGCCCGCAAGCAGTTCGAGAAGCAGGGCATGAAGATCATCGCCGGCGCGAAGGTCACCAAGCTCGACAAGAAGGCCGACAGCGTCACCGCCACCATCGAGGCGGACGGCAAGACGCAGCAGATCACGGTCGATCGCGTCATCGCCGCGGTCGGCGTCGTCGGCAATGTCGAGAACCTCGGCCTGGAGAAGCTCGGCGTGAAGACCGAGCGCGGCACCATCAAGATCGACGACTTCTGCAAGACCAACGTGCCGGGCATCTACGCCATTGGCGACGTCGCGGGCCCGCCGATGCTGGCGCACAAGGCCGAGCACGAAGGCATCATCTGCGTCGAAGCCATCAAGGGCCTGCATCCGCACCCGATGGACAAGCTGAAGATCCCGGGCTGCACCTATTGCCATCCGCAGATCGCCTCGGTCGGGCTCACCGAGGCCAAGGCGAAGGAGGGCGGCCGCGACATTCGCGTCGGCCGCTTCCCGTTCGTCGGCAACGGCAAGGCGATCGCGCAGGGCGAGGATCAAGGCCTGGTCAAGGTCATCTTCGACAAGAAGACCGGCCAGCTCCTCGGCGCGCATATGGTCGGTTCGGAGGTCACCGAGCTCATTCAGGGCTTCGTCGTGGCGATGAATCTCGAGACGACCGAAGAAGAATTGATGCACACGATCTTCCCCCATCCGACGATTTCGGAGACGATGAAGGAAGCGGTGCTGGATGCTTATGGGCGCGTGCTGAACATGTAG
- the lipA gene encoding lipoyl synthase, which translates to MAVVLDLINNPRPRHPEKAHKPDSAVLPKPDWIRVKAPVSRGYAETHALMRANGLHTVCEEAGCPNIGECWDKKHATFMIMGDTCTRACAFCNVKTGLPAALDASEPQHVGEATAKLGLSHIVVTSVDRDDLADGGAQHFADTITAIRRHAPSTTIEILTPDFLRKDGAVEVVVAAKPDVFNHNLETVPSLYLSVRPGARYFHSLRLLQRVKELDPTMFTKSGIMVGLGEERNEILQVMDDLRSADVDFLTIGQYLQPTRKHAEVKRFVPPDEFKALEKIAYAKGFLMVSASPLTRSSHHAGEDFARLKAARLAKA; encoded by the coding sequence ATGGCCGTCGTTCTCGATCTGATCAACAATCCGCGCCCGCGCCACCCGGAAAAGGCGCACAAGCCCGATTCCGCCGTGCTGCCGAAACCGGACTGGATCCGGGTCAAGGCGCCGGTGTCCCGCGGCTATGCGGAAACGCATGCCCTGATGCGCGCCAACGGCCTGCACACGGTGTGCGAGGAGGCCGGCTGCCCCAACATCGGCGAGTGCTGGGACAAGAAGCACGCCACCTTCATGATCATGGGCGACACCTGCACGCGGGCCTGCGCCTTCTGCAACGTGAAGACCGGCCTGCCGGCGGCGCTCGATGCCAGCGAGCCGCAGCATGTCGGCGAGGCGACCGCCAAGCTTGGCCTGTCGCATATCGTCGTCACCTCGGTCGACCGCGACGATCTTGCCGACGGCGGCGCGCAGCACTTCGCCGACACTATCACCGCCATTCGCCGGCACGCGCCTTCGACCACCATCGAGATCCTGACGCCGGACTTCCTGCGCAAGGACGGCGCGGTCGAGGTCGTGGTCGCGGCCAAGCCCGACGTGTTCAACCACAATCTTGAGACCGTGCCCTCGCTCTACCTGTCGGTGCGGCCGGGAGCGCGCTATTTCCACTCGCTGCGTCTGTTGCAGCGGGTGAAGGAACTCGACCCGACGATGTTCACCAAATCGGGCATCATGGTCGGCCTCGGTGAAGAGCGGAACGAGATCCTGCAGGTGATGGACGACCTGCGCTCGGCCGACGTCGATTTCCTCACCATCGGTCAGTATCTGCAGCCGACGCGTAAGCACGCCGAAGTGAAGCGCTTCGTGCCGCCGGACGAGTTCAAGGCGCTGGAGAAGATCGCCTACGCCAAGGGCTTCCTGATGGTGTCGGCGTCGCCGCTGACCCGTTCGTCGCATCATGCGGGCGAGGACTTCGCGCGGCTGAAGGCGGCGCGGCTGGCCAAAGCCTGA
- the cysK gene encoding cysteine synthase A, which translates to MAKFDSILDTVGRTPVVKINKLAPAGVNLYVKVEAFNPLGSVKDRLALGVIEAAEKSGELKPGMTVVEATSGNTGIGLAMVCAAKGYPLVITMAESFSVERRKLMRFLGAKVVLTPAAERAFGMVNKAQELAKTHGWFMTRQFENEANPDMHERTTGREIVDDFAGERLDYWVTGFGTGGTLTGVSRVLRKERPETKIIVCEPSDAPMLASGVAQERNADGTPAKPHPAFKPHPMQGWSPDFIPRITGEAVDAKAFDKLLSIAGPEAMKCAKALAQQEGIFVGITSGATFAGALEVARQAEPGSTILCMLPDTGERYLSTPLFGDVGADMSEDELKISNSTPSNRLPPKA; encoded by the coding sequence ATGGCCAAGTTCGACAGCATTCTCGACACCGTCGGCCGCACGCCGGTCGTCAAGATCAACAAGCTGGCTCCGGCCGGAGTCAATCTCTACGTCAAGGTCGAGGCCTTCAACCCGCTCGGCTCGGTGAAGGATCGTCTCGCGCTCGGCGTTATCGAGGCGGCGGAGAAGTCGGGCGAGCTCAAGCCCGGCATGACGGTGGTGGAAGCGACCTCCGGCAACACCGGCATCGGTCTTGCCATGGTCTGCGCCGCCAAGGGCTATCCGCTGGTCATCACCATGGCGGAAAGCTTCTCGGTCGAGCGCCGCAAGCTGATGCGCTTCCTCGGCGCCAAGGTGGTGCTGACCCCGGCGGCCGAGCGTGCCTTCGGCATGGTCAACAAGGCGCAGGAACTGGCCAAGACGCATGGCTGGTTCATGACGCGCCAGTTCGAGAACGAAGCCAATCCGGACATGCACGAGCGCACCACGGGGCGCGAGATCGTCGACGATTTCGCCGGCGAGCGGCTCGATTACTGGGTCACCGGCTTCGGCACCGGCGGCACGCTGACCGGCGTCTCGCGCGTGCTGCGCAAGGAGCGGCCCGAGACCAAGATCATCGTCTGCGAGCCGTCCGACGCGCCGATGCTCGCCTCCGGCGTCGCGCAGGAGCGCAATGCCGACGGCACGCCGGCCAAGCCCCATCCTGCCTTCAAGCCGCATCCGATGCAGGGCTGGAGCCCGGACTTCATCCCGCGCATCACCGGCGAAGCCGTCGACGCGAAGGCGTTCGACAAGCTTCTGTCGATCGCCGGCCCCGAGGCGATGAAGTGCGCCAAGGCGTTGGCGCAGCAGGAAGGCATCTTCGTCGGCATCACCTCCGGCGCGACCTTTGCCGGCGCGCTGGAAGTCGCGAGACAGGCCGAGCCTGGCTCGACCATCCTGTGCATGCTGCCCGACACGGGCGAGCGCTATCTGTCGACGCCGCTGTTCGGCGATGTCGGCGCTGACATGTCGGAAGACGAGCTGAAGATTTCCAATTCGACGCCGAGCAACCGCCTGCCGCCGAAGGCGTAA
- a CDS encoding isopenicillin N synthase family dioxygenase → MTNAPLPPVQLPIVDFGGGLSDPGRHGAIAKAIDDAFRGVGFCYFVNTGVPQALMDRLFAASKRFHALPQERKAALAINEFHRGYMAPNTSLIETSSVAKVTRPNYSESFMHMHEVPENDPRFGSPLNGPNQWPSELPDFRVDVEAYVGALNAFGVALLRVIAIALDLPPDALEPYFKHPTTFLRLLHYPPQPPTADNETFGSAPHTDYGFLTILMQDMSGGLAVRNTDGTWLQATPIPGSYVVNVGDMLARWTNGRWQSTPHLVRNVSGGDRYSCPFFFDPDMDAVIGALPSCVGPNNPPRFPPVRYGDYLMERLNRNYDYRKKAS, encoded by the coding sequence ATGACGAATGCACCGCTTCCCCCGGTCCAGTTGCCCATCGTCGATTTCGGCGGCGGGCTGTCCGACCCCGGCCGGCACGGCGCCATCGCCAAGGCGATCGACGACGCCTTCCGCGGCGTTGGCTTCTGCTACTTCGTCAATACCGGCGTGCCGCAGGCGCTGATGGACCGGCTGTTCGCGGCCTCGAAGCGCTTCCACGCGCTGCCGCAGGAGCGCAAGGCCGCGCTCGCCATCAACGAATTCCACCGCGGCTATATGGCGCCCAACACCTCGCTGATCGAAACCTCGTCGGTGGCCAAGGTGACGCGGCCGAACTACAGCGAGTCCTTCATGCACATGCATGAGGTGCCGGAAAACGATCCGCGCTTCGGCTCGCCGCTGAACGGCCCGAACCAGTGGCCGTCCGAATTGCCGGATTTCCGCGTCGACGTCGAAGCTTACGTCGGGGCGCTGAACGCCTTCGGCGTTGCGTTGTTGCGTGTGATCGCCATCGCGCTCGATCTGCCGCCCGATGCGCTCGAACCTTACTTCAAGCATCCGACGACCTTCCTGCGGCTGCTGCACTACCCGCCGCAGCCGCCGACCGCCGACAACGAAACCTTCGGCTCGGCGCCGCACACCGATTACGGCTTCCTCACCATCCTGATGCAGGACATGTCGGGTGGTCTGGCGGTGCGCAACACCGACGGCACCTGGCTGCAGGCGACGCCGATTCCCGGCAGCTATGTCGTCAACGTCGGCGACATGCTCGCGCGCTGGACCAACGGTCGCTGGCAGTCGACGCCGCATCTCGTGCGCAACGTGTCGGGTGGCGACCGTTATTCCTGCCCGTTCTTCTTCGATCCCGACATGGATGCCGTCATCGGCGCGCTGCCGAGCTGCGTCGGGCCGAACAATCCGCCGCGCTTCCCGCCCGTGCGTTACGGCGACTATCTGATGGAGCGGCTGAACCGGAATTACGACTACCGCAAAAAAGCAAGCTGA